AATTATAAACGAAATATAACAGGTGCATTTCTTGCGCTGATAATAATATGCTCGATTATAGTCATACCTGCAGCAGCCATCGAACCTGATTTCGACTGGCAGGTATACAGGATAAATACGGATGACTGGACATCATATCCGACCTACCTGAAATATTCAGGAATAATATATGAAGTTCATTTTACGGATAAGACTACTAACGGCACAGCCAAATCATGGGACTGGGAGTTCAGCGAGGACGACTGGTGGGGTTCCTCCGAACAAAACCCTGTCCATATTTATACAGAGGAGGAAGCGGACGATGCCGACTACAGGTTCAAAGTAAAATTGTCGGTCATGGACAGCAGCGGAAATTACGAAGAGACAGAAAATACAGTATATGTAGTAGAAGATGCATGGAACCTGCATAGCATCATCGACCTGACACCCGAACCTACCTCAA
This DNA window, taken from Methanolacinia paynteri, encodes the following:
- a CDS encoding PKD domain-containing protein, with amino-acid sequence MNYKRNITGAFLALIIICSIIVIPAAAIEPDFDWQVYRINTDDWTSYPTYLKYSGIIYEVHFTDKTTNGTAKSWDWEFSEDDWWGSSEQNPVHIYTEEEADDADYRFKVKLSVMDSSGNYEETENTVYVVEDAWNLHSIIDLTPEPTS